One window of the Tachypleus tridentatus isolate NWPU-2018 chromosome 10, ASM421037v1, whole genome shotgun sequence genome contains the following:
- the LOC143231130 gene encoding cell growth regulator with RING finger domain protein 1-like isoform X2, with product MSFRNLNGPFTSVTVVHKPPTQMLQSMILVQNPFILKIVNMKDSSLSGIDCSVTCQTPCLMQVFWGVSMEELDKMIHMSWLQLKKVLLRNDLQEIRCLGKNQMEELDICENNVLKIVPNQVITAADLGTLPRTRFPLVVLMLRKDCLLEDDDQKNSVVAMVTVVHIKDLVCTLSTTVIAQYLKQASEQICCLKPLYMPTDSSSYQQQYSDNVSGSTQTPAECVVCQTNPISRVLLPCRHTCVCVTCFQDSLPVLCAEESFSLIFVSKTKSHKFTQKVIENLLGQSSTGMRGGQGLMTI from the exons ATGag TTTCAGGAACTtaaatggtccttttacctctgTGACTGTGGTACACAAACCACCAACACAAATGTTGCAGTCAATGATTCTTGTACAAAATCCATTCATATTGAAGATTGTTAATATGAAGGATAGCTCTCTCTCTG GCATAGATTGTTCTGTCACATGTCAAACACCCTGTTTAATGCAAGTATTTTGGGGTGTTAGCATGGAAGAACTTGATAAAATGATTCATATGTCATGGCTTCAGTTGAAGAAAGTTCTCTTGAGAAATGATCTTCAAGAAATCAGATGTTTGGGTAAAAACCAAATGGAAGA ATTAGACATATGTGAGAACAATGTGCTTAAAATTGTTCCAAACCAAGTCATTACGGCAGCTGATTTAGGAACCTTACCTCGAACAAGGTTTCCTTTAGTAGTACTGATGCTGAGGAAAGATTGTCTACTTGAAGATGATGATCAGAAAAACAGTGtg GTAGCTATGGTAACCGTTGTACATATCAAAGATCTAGTGTGCACATTAAGTACCACTGTTATAGCACAGTATTTGAAGCAGGCTAGTGAGCAGATATGTTGTTTGAAG CCTCTGTACATGCCTACAGATTCCAGTTCATACCAGCAACAATATTCAGATAATGTTAGTGGCAGTACACAAACACCAGCAGAATGTGTTGTATGTCAGACTAATCCTATTTCTAGGGTGTTGCTTCCTTGTAGACACACGTGCGTGTGTGTGACATGCTTTCAAGACTCTCTACCTGTCCTATGTGCCGAGGAGTCATTCAGTCTTATTTTTGTCTCCAAGACGAAGAGCCACAAATTTACCCAGAAAGTCATCGAGAACCTTCTTGGTCAGAGCTCCACTGGCATGAGAGGTGGACAAGGTTTAATGACCATTTGA
- the LOC143231130 gene encoding cell growth regulator with RING finger domain protein 1-like isoform X3 gives MLQSMILVQNPFILKIVNMKDSSLSGIDCSVTCQTPCLMQVFWGVSMEELDKMIHMSWLQLKKVLLRNDLQEIRCLGKNQMEELDICENNVLKIVPNQVITAADLGTLPRTRFPLVVLMLRKDCLLEDDDQKNSVVAMVTVVHIKDLVCTLSTTVIAQYLKQASEQICCLKPLYMPTDSSSYQQQYSDNVSGSTQTPAECVVCQTNPISRVLLPCRHTCVCVTCFQDSLPVLCAEESFSLIFVSKTKSHKFTQKVIENLLGQSSTGMRGGQGLMTI, from the exons ATGTTGCAGTCAATGATTCTTGTACAAAATCCATTCATATTGAAGATTGTTAATATGAAGGATAGCTCTCTCTCTG GCATAGATTGTTCTGTCACATGTCAAACACCCTGTTTAATGCAAGTATTTTGGGGTGTTAGCATGGAAGAACTTGATAAAATGATTCATATGTCATGGCTTCAGTTGAAGAAAGTTCTCTTGAGAAATGATCTTCAAGAAATCAGATGTTTGGGTAAAAACCAAATGGAAGA ATTAGACATATGTGAGAACAATGTGCTTAAAATTGTTCCAAACCAAGTCATTACGGCAGCTGATTTAGGAACCTTACCTCGAACAAGGTTTCCTTTAGTAGTACTGATGCTGAGGAAAGATTGTCTACTTGAAGATGATGATCAGAAAAACAGTGtg GTAGCTATGGTAACCGTTGTACATATCAAAGATCTAGTGTGCACATTAAGTACCACTGTTATAGCACAGTATTTGAAGCAGGCTAGTGAGCAGATATGTTGTTTGAAG CCTCTGTACATGCCTACAGATTCCAGTTCATACCAGCAACAATATTCAGATAATGTTAGTGGCAGTACACAAACACCAGCAGAATGTGTTGTATGTCAGACTAATCCTATTTCTAGGGTGTTGCTTCCTTGTAGACACACGTGCGTGTGTGTGACATGCTTTCAAGACTCTCTACCTGTCCTATGTGCCGAGGAGTCATTCAGTCTTATTTTTGTCTCCAAGACGAAGAGCCACAAATTTACCCAGAAAGTCATCGAGAACCTTCTTGGTCAGAGCTCCACTGGCATGAGAGGTGGACAAGGTTTAATGACCATTTGA
- the LOC143231130 gene encoding cell growth regulator with RING finger domain protein 1-like isoform X1 → MATLAALAGASNVIAVFIVLISFFTMMTFLLRFRNLNGPFTSVTVVHKPPTQMLQSMILVQNPFILKIVNMKDSSLSGIDCSVTCQTPCLMQVFWGVSMEELDKMIHMSWLQLKKVLLRNDLQEIRCLGKNQMEELDICENNVLKIVPNQVITAADLGTLPRTRFPLVVLMLRKDCLLEDDDQKNSVVAMVTVVHIKDLVCTLSTTVIAQYLKQASEQICCLKPLYMPTDSSSYQQQYSDNVSGSTQTPAECVVCQTNPISRVLLPCRHTCVCVTCFQDSLPVLCAEESFSLIFVSKTKSHKFTQKVIENLLGQSSTGMRGGQGLMTI, encoded by the exons ATGGCCACGTTAGCAGCTTTAGCAGGAGCTTCTAACGTTATagcagtttttattgttttaatttctttttttacgaTGATGACTTTTCTTCTACG TTTCAGGAACTtaaatggtccttttacctctgTGACTGTGGTACACAAACCACCAACACAAATGTTGCAGTCAATGATTCTTGTACAAAATCCATTCATATTGAAGATTGTTAATATGAAGGATAGCTCTCTCTCTG GCATAGATTGTTCTGTCACATGTCAAACACCCTGTTTAATGCAAGTATTTTGGGGTGTTAGCATGGAAGAACTTGATAAAATGATTCATATGTCATGGCTTCAGTTGAAGAAAGTTCTCTTGAGAAATGATCTTCAAGAAATCAGATGTTTGGGTAAAAACCAAATGGAAGA ATTAGACATATGTGAGAACAATGTGCTTAAAATTGTTCCAAACCAAGTCATTACGGCAGCTGATTTAGGAACCTTACCTCGAACAAGGTTTCCTTTAGTAGTACTGATGCTGAGGAAAGATTGTCTACTTGAAGATGATGATCAGAAAAACAGTGtg GTAGCTATGGTAACCGTTGTACATATCAAAGATCTAGTGTGCACATTAAGTACCACTGTTATAGCACAGTATTTGAAGCAGGCTAGTGAGCAGATATGTTGTTTGAAG CCTCTGTACATGCCTACAGATTCCAGTTCATACCAGCAACAATATTCAGATAATGTTAGTGGCAGTACACAAACACCAGCAGAATGTGTTGTATGTCAGACTAATCCTATTTCTAGGGTGTTGCTTCCTTGTAGACACACGTGCGTGTGTGTGACATGCTTTCAAGACTCTCTACCTGTCCTATGTGCCGAGGAGTCATTCAGTCTTATTTTTGTCTCCAAGACGAAGAGCCACAAATTTACCCAGAAAGTCATCGAGAACCTTCTTGGTCAGAGCTCCACTGGCATGAGAGGTGGACAAGGTTTAATGACCATTTGA